GCACCGCGGGGGCCACGCGCGCGATCACCACGTCAACCGGAAGCGACGCGAGAGGATCGGCCCCCACGACATGTCGCATGATGAGGACCCCGGCGATTTGCGTGAGCACCAGTTCGGCGCGCACCGTGGCCTCAGGTTCAGGGATTCCGGATTCTTCGAGCTTCGTGGCAATGGCGCTCATCAGCTCGCGCACCAGAAACTGCCTGATCAGCCCGCCCGCTGCGGATCCGCTGACCGCGGAGCGCAGCACGGTGATTCCAATAGGTTTCACCTTCGAGTCTTCCCACGCTGTGAGCACCGTGTTCACGAGCGATTCGCCCAGGCGCTCGAGTGGGGCATCAAGCGCCCGCTTCACAATGCGGTCCGGGCGGACGGGCAGCTTCACGACGTCAGCGAACAGCGCTGCCTTCGTGTCGAAGTAGTGGTGCACCAGAGCGGAGTCGACACCGGCACGGCGCGCGATTGATCGGACGGATGCTGCCTCGTATCCCTTTTCAGAGAACTCTGCGGCTGCAGCATCCGCGATCTGCGCACGCGTGTCGCCGCGCAGATCCTTGCGCGGTCGCCCTCGCCGGCGGGGCTTCGACGGTGACTCTGCCACACTCAACAGCCTACGCGTCGACGCGCCCGACGCATCCGACGCGCGCACGCGCCGCGGACAGGTCCGAGCACCCGCATGTGACAGATTTGCGGGCCGGGCACGACGAACACACAGCGCAGTGAGTTGTAGGGCGTCGACAATGCGCGCGCCGTCAGGGCGGCAGCATCCGGTCATCTCGCGACAACGGGTGGAAGCACACAGCCGTGCGGCATAGGCTCGCACCGTAACCGGCCGCGACGCTTGGGAGGATGGCAATGACGCTTGACGGTACTTCGGCACTCGTAACGGGAGGGGCGTCTGGCCTGGGCAACGCGACGGCGCGTCGGCTGTCTGCACGGGGCATTCACGTGGTGATCGTCGACCTCGAATCGTCGAAGGGCGCTGAGGCGGCAGAAGCGATCGGCGGCGAGTTCGTCGCGGCCGACGTCACGAACCCCGAGCAGATTCAGAAGGCAGTGGATGCCGCGACGGCCCACGGCCCGCTGCGTACCGTTGTCAACTGCGCCGGCATCGCCCCGCCAGCCAAGGTGCTCGGCAAGAACGGGCCGCTTGAGCTCGATGCCTTCGCGAAGATCATTGGCGTCAACCTCATCGGCACGTTCAACGTGATTCGGCTCGCGGCCGCAGCAATGGCGCAGACGGAGGCAGACGACGACGGCT
The Paramicrobacterium chengjingii DNA segment above includes these coding regions:
- a CDS encoding TetR family transcriptional regulator, producing the protein MAESPSKPRRRGRPRKDLRGDTRAQIADAAAAEFSEKGYEAASVRSIARRAGVDSALVHHYFDTKAALFADVVKLPVRPDRIVKRALDAPLERLGESLVNTVLTAWEDSKVKPIGITVLRSAVSGSAAGGLIRQFLVRELMSAIATKLEESGIPEPEATVRAELVLTQIAGVLIMRHVVGADPLASLPVDVVIARVAPAVQLHLDGPA
- a CDS encoding SDR family NAD(P)-dependent oxidoreductase; its protein translation is MTLDGTSALVTGGASGLGNATARRLSARGIHVVIVDLESSKGAEAAEAIGGEFVAADVTNPEQIQKAVDAATAHGPLRTVVNCAGIAPPAKVLGKNGPLELDAFAKIIGVNLIGTFNVIRLAAAAMAQTEADDDGSRGVIVSTASVAAFDGQIGQPAYAASKGGVHSMTLPIARELARYGIRVMTIAPGIMETPMLAGLPQPAQDSLGEQVPFPSRLGRPAEYARLVEHIVDNGYLNGETIRLDGAIRMAPK